One stretch of Sander lucioperca isolate FBNREF2018 chromosome 13, SLUC_FBN_1.2, whole genome shotgun sequence DNA includes these proteins:
- the gng3 gene encoding guanine nucleotide-binding protein G(I)/G(S)/G(O) subunit gamma-3, producing the protein MKGDTPVNSTMSVGQARKLVEQLKIEASFCRIKVSKAAADLMAYCDAHSCDDPLITPVPTSENPFREKKFFCALL; encoded by the exons ATGAAAGGAGACACCCCAGTGAACAGTACAATGAGTGTCGGTCAAGCCAGGAAGCTGGTGGAGCAACTGAAGATAGAGGCTAGTTTCTGCAGGATAAAG GTATCAAAGGCAGCAGCCGACCTGATGGCGTACTGCGACGCACACTCCTGTGACGACCCCCTGATCACCCCCGTGCCCACCTCAGAGAACCCTTTCAGGGAGAAGAAATTCTTCTGCGCTCTGCTTTGA
- the banf1 gene encoding barrier-to-autointegration factor, which translates to MSSTSQKHRDFVAEPMGEKPVMALAGIGEVLGKRLEEKGFDKAYVVLGQFLVLKKDEELFRDWLKDTCGANVKQQGDCYGCLKEWCDAFL; encoded by the exons ATGTCGTCGACATCCCAAAAACATAGAGATTTTGTGGCTGAGCCCATGGGTGAGAAGCCTGTGATGGCTCTTGCAGGCATTGGAGAGGTCCTTGGCAAAAGACTGGAGGAAAAAGGTTTTGACAAG GCGTATGTCGTCCTCGGGCAGTTTCTAGTGCTAAAGAAAGATGAGGAGCTTTTCCGGGACTGGCTGAAGGACACTTGCGGGGCAAATGTCAAACAACAAGGTGACTGCTATGGCTGTCTTAAAGAATGGTGTGACGCCTTCTTATAA
- the prdx5 gene encoding peroxiredoxin-5, mitochondrial isoform X2, with amino-acid sequence MLSITSTIIKTTRVIQRARLLHTSSVVKMPIQVGEHLPAVEVQEGEPGNKVSMDQLFKGKKGVLFAVPGAFTPGCSKTHLPGFVQQAVDLKSKGVEEVACISVNDAFVMAAWGKEHGTDGKVRMLADPTGAFTKAVDLLLDSDQIVQVLGNKRSKRYAMLVEDGVVKKINVEPDGTGLTCSLASNVLSEL; translated from the exons ATGCTTTCCATCACAAGCACTATCATCAAAACCACCCGTGTCATCCAGCGCGCAAGGTTGCTTCACACTTCCTCTGTTGTCAAAATGCCGATTCAG GTTGGTGAACATCTCCCCGCAGTGGAGGTCCAGGAGGGGGAGCCAGGAAATAAGGTGTCCATGGATCAGCTCTTCAAGGGGAAGAAGGGAGTCCTATTTGCTGTACCTGGAGCTTTCACCCCTGGTTGTTCCAAG ACTCACCTCCCAGGTTTTGTGCAGCAGGCTGTGGACTTAAAGAGTAAAGGTGTAGAAGAGGTCGCTTGCATTTCTGTCAATGACGCATTTGTCATGGCTGCCTGGGGAAAGGAGCATGGAACAGATGGCAAG GTCCGAATGCTGGCTGATCCTACTGGAGCGTTTACAAAG gCAGTTGACCTGCTACTTGACAGTGATCAGATTGTGCAGGTACTTGGGAACAAGCGATCCAAGAG ATACGCTATGTTGGTGGAAGATGGAGTTGTGAAGAAGATCAATGTGGAGCCTGATGGCACTGGGCTGACTTGCAGCCTGGCTTCCAATGTTCTGTCTGAGCTGTAG
- the prdx5 gene encoding peroxiredoxin-5, mitochondrial isoform X1 codes for MLSITSTIIKTTRVIQRARLLHTSSVVKMPIQVGEHLPAVEVQEGEPGNKVSMDQLFKGKKGVLFAVPGAFTPGCSKTHLPGFVQQAVDLKSKGVEEVACISVNDAFVMAAWGKEHGTDGKVRMLADPTGAFTKVKLNVWYIKVLFNVTVYSSLFFSLPLRQLTCYLTVIRLCRYLGTSDPRDTLCWWKMEL; via the exons ATGCTTTCCATCACAAGCACTATCATCAAAACCACCCGTGTCATCCAGCGCGCAAGGTTGCTTCACACTTCCTCTGTTGTCAAAATGCCGATTCAG GTTGGTGAACATCTCCCCGCAGTGGAGGTCCAGGAGGGGGAGCCAGGAAATAAGGTGTCCATGGATCAGCTCTTCAAGGGGAAGAAGGGAGTCCTATTTGCTGTACCTGGAGCTTTCACCCCTGGTTGTTCCAAG ACTCACCTCCCAGGTTTTGTGCAGCAGGCTGTGGACTTAAAGAGTAAAGGTGTAGAAGAGGTCGCTTGCATTTCTGTCAATGACGCATTTGTCATGGCTGCCTGGGGAAAGGAGCATGGAACAGATGGCAAG GTCCGAATGCTGGCTGATCCTACTGGAGCGTTTACAAAGGTAAAACTAAATGTCTGGTATATTAAAGTTCTCTTTAATGTGACCGTGTActcatctctctttttctctctgcctctcaggCAGTTGACCTGCTACTTGACAGTGATCAGATTGTGCAGGTACTTGGGAACAAGCGATCCAAGAG ATACGCTATGTTGGTGGAAGATGGAGTTGTGA
- the esrra gene encoding steroid hormone receptor ERR1, whose translation MSSRERRTDVYIKAEPSSPEGGGGGRISPGGASSDSSQSGGGGTRGDGVKRYSPPLYTPALRCHFKDEGGDGAEEGSTGNGAGRCKYALSTLPKRLCLVCGDVASGYHYGVASCEACKAFFKRTIQGNIEYSCPASNECEITKRRRKACQACRFTKCLKVGMLKEGVRLDRVRGGRQKYKRRPEVENATYQSAPLPLTKESEKGSSNIIVSHLLVAEPEKLFAMPDPLQPDTAQRTLTTLCDLADRELVVIIGWAKHIPGFLSLSLADQMSVLQSVWLEVLVLGVAYRSLGCEDEVVFAEDFVLDEEMSRVAGLTELNAAISQLARRFRSLNVDREEFVMLKAIALTNSDSVYIEDMEAVQKLRDLLHQALLELECQQHPDDPQRAGRLLLTLPLLRQTAGRALTTFYSIKTRGGVPMHKLFLEMLEAMMDSP comes from the exons ATGTCTTCCAGGGAGCGTCGGACAGATGTCTACATAAAGGCAGAACCGAGCAGTCCAGAGGGAGGTGGGGGAGGTCGGATCAGCCCTGGCGGAGCCTCCTCAGACTCCTCTCAAAGTGGAGGTGGAGGAACCAGAGGAGACGGCGTTAAACGTTACTCTCCGCCACTTTACACACCGGCTCTGCGTTGCCACTTCAAAGACGAGGGTGGGGATGGGGCAGAGGAGGGCTCCACTGGAAACGGTGCAGGGCGATGCAAGTACGCCCTGAGCACGCTACCGAAGAGGCTGTGTTTAGTATGCGGGGATGTGGCCTCAGGTTACCACTACGGCGTGGCGTCATGTGAGGCCTGCAAAGCATTCTTCAAGAGAACCATCCaag GTAACATTGAATACAGCTGTCCAGCATCGAATGAGTGTGAGATCACCAAGAGGCGCAGAAAGGCTTGTCAGGCATGCCGCTTCACTAAGTGCCTCAAAGTAGGCATGCTGAAAGAGG GAGTTCGTCTTGACAGGGTCAGAGGTGGAAGGCAGAAGTACAAAAGACGCCCCGAAGTGGAGAATGCAACATACCAGAGTGCCCCTCTACCACTGACAAAGGAGAGTGAAAAAG GTTCCTCCAACATCATTGTGTCCCACCTTCTAGTGGCAGAGCCAGAAAAGTTATTTGCCATGCCTGACCCTCTGCAGCCCGACACAGCCCAGCGCACGCTCACCACCCTTTGTGACCTGGCTGACCGGGAGCTGGTCGTCATCATTGGCTGGGCCAAACACATTCCTG GCTTCCTGTCGCTGTCCCTGGCAGACCAGATGTCTGTGCTGCAGTCAGTGTGGCTGGAGGTGCTGGTGCTGGGTGTAGCGTACCGCTCGCTTGGCTGTGAGGACGAGGTGGTGTTCGCCGAGGATTTTGTCCTTGATGAGGAGATGTCACGTGTCGCTGGACTGACAGAGCTGAATGCAGCAATTAGTCAACTTGCTCGCCGTTTCAGGTCACTAAACGTGGACCGGGAGGAATTTGTCATGCTAAAAGCCATCGCACTCACTAACTCAG ACTCTGTTTACATCGAGGACATGGAGGCTGTGCAGAAGCTGCGGGACCTCCTCCACCAGGCCCTGCTGGAGCTGGAATGTCAGCAGCACCCAGACGACCCCCAGCGAGCAGGACGCCTCCTTTTAACATTGCCTCTCCTCCGACAGACTGCAGGCCGTGCTCTTACTACCTTCTACAGCATCAAGACCCGTGGTGGTGTACCCATGCACAAACTATTCCTGGAGATGCTGGAAGCCATGATGGACTCTCCCTAG